In Zingiber officinale cultivar Zhangliang chromosome 1A, Zo_v1.1, whole genome shotgun sequence, a genomic segment contains:
- the LOC122005547 gene encoding uncharacterized RING finger protein P32A8.03c-like codes for MYNYDKVDKIIFVVNSSFLAVGFSLIDGIARILSDKPPADGEVIGINGSSANSRRINADASVSNPPLVNQPPSMRPSPPTAASPVEGIVPVDLPPWIAISGGVELRVMARAHVRLDRLVPEPIASVPRLIVRFCRQTFPSPEHPGELVGFVIHQPFHLLMQQQAWERETQVMLVRVAANYVQRADLDLLAEAFRNYTSSAVRQLPMMSVVMMEIYSIIFVPNASLGVSRLQIWLPPEEFALLSQSEGRNNAHFDRGSRPASAAAVEGLKMVTVEEPDSCSICLEDFGTATPVLAMPCSHLFHVACLKKWLEQSCSCPLCRFSLPQEQRLNDL; via the exons ATGTACAACTATgataaagttgacaagataatctTTGTCGTCAACTCTTCCTTCCTAGCCGTTGGATTCTCCCTCATCGATGGTATTGCAAGGATCCTCTCGGATAAACCTCCTGCTGATGGAGAAGTGATTGGAATCAATGGGT CTTCAGCCAACTCCAGGAGGATCAATGCAGACGCCTCTGTCTCTAATCCGCCACTTGTTAATCAACCCCCATCGATGAGGCCTTCACCTCCGACAGCCGCCTCCCCCGTCGAGGGCATTGTTCCGGTCGATCTTCCGCCTTGGATAGCAATCTCAGGCGGTGTTGAACTGCGTGTGATGGCACGAGCACATGTTCGGCTAGATCGCCTGGTTCCAGAACCGATAGCTTCGGTGCCCCGATTGATCGTCCGCTTCTGTCGGCAGACATTTCCTTCTCCGGAGCACCCGGGCGAGCTCGTTGGCTTCGTCATCCACCAACCTTTCCATCTACTCATGCAGCAGCAGGCATGGGAAAGGGAGACACAGGTGATGTTGGTTCGTGTGGCGGCCAATTATGTACAGCGTGCTGACCTAGATCTTCTTGCAGAGGCGTTCCGCAACTACACATCCTCCGCCGTCCGCCAACTACCCATGATGAGTGTTGTTATGATGGAGATATATTCCATCATTTTCGTCCCCAATGCGTCTTTGGGCGTCAGTCGCCTCCAGATCTGGCTGCCTCCGGAGGAGTTTGCTTTGTTATCCCAGAGTGAGGGCCGCAATAATGCCCACTTCGACAGAGGTTCCAGGCCAGCATCTGCAGCGGCGGTGGAGGGCCTCAAGATGGTCACCGTTGAGGAACCAGACTCTTGTTCCATATGTCTGGAGGATTTCGGGACAGCGACTCCAGTGTTGGCGATGCCTTGCAGCCATCTGTTCCATGTGGCATGTCTGAAGAAATGGCTGGAGCAGAGCTGTTCGTGCCCTCTCTGTCGCTTCTCGCTTCCTCAAGAACAACGACTCAATGATCTGTGA